A genomic window from Triticum urartu cultivar G1812 chromosome 7, Tu2.1, whole genome shotgun sequence includes:
- the LOC125525019 gene encoding glucan endo-1,3-beta-glucosidase 13-like, whose amino-acid sequence MHAQTYKSMALTHLLLVGAALLSLACFFSGSEAGTVGVCYGMMASNLIKPPAVVQLLKKNGITMVHLYDANPEALTALANTNIKVGVSLPNQYLTLAAGSTLYALQWVQSNVKAYPGTKINHVAVGNEVFHQQPELTRQLLPAMKNIQAALVSVGLADAVKVVTPIALDALSKSFPPSEGQFRDDIAQLVMRPLIDFLDRTGSHLTFNYYPYLAYRDHPDQINLDYVLFRPNKGQLDRGTGLMYYNMFDAMVDAVFHAVEKLSSSSEHGRGRILSGSDSSASFIESGSANGEGTTGPAAADSLGEQKSVSAAATPANAQTYNSNLIRKILRGTGTPYKPNAVISGYIFSLFNENLKPGDDDERSFGLFYPNGTPVYKVDFVHPGPAPATPTPTPAGPSWCTANAAVGDKQLQDALDYACANGADCSAIQPGKTCYQPNTVVAHASYAFNDFYQRKSGTCDFNGAASIVYQKPTGTCDASAPAAASWCVANTAVGDTRLQAALDYACSNGADCSAIQRGGRCFDPDTKEAHASYAFNDYYKRNGRTEESCNFDGCGSVVHQQPKYGNCVL is encoded by the exons ATGCATGCTCAAACGTACAAGAGCATGGCACTCACTCACCTCCTCCTCGTCGGCGCCGCGCTGCTGTCACTTGCCTGCTTCTTCTCCGGCTCAG AGGCTGGAACGGTGGGGGTGTGCTACGGGATGATGGCTAGTAACCTGATAAAGCCGCCGGCTGTGGTGCAGCTGCTTAAGAAAAATGGCATCACAATGGTGCATTTGTACGACGCCAACCCCGAAGCCCTCACTGCGCTGGCCAACACCAACATCAAGGTTGGGGTGTCGCTACCAAACCAGTACCTAACGCTTGCGGCTGGCAGTACGTTGTACGCGCTCCAGTGGGTGCAAAGCAACGTGAAGGCGTACCCGGGCACGAAGATCAACCACGTGGCGGTCGGGAACGAGGTGTTCCACCAGCAGCCCGAGCTGACCCGTCAGCTCCTCCCGGCCATGAAGAACATCCAAGCGGCGCTGGTCAGCGTGGGCCTGGCCGACGCCGTCAAGGTGGTCACGCCGATCGCGCTGGACGCGCTGTCGAAATCGTTCCCGCCGTCCGAGGGCCAGTTCCGGGACGACATCGCGCAATTGGTGATGCGCCCGCTGATCGATTTCCTGGACCGGACCGGCTCGCACCTCACCTTCAACTACTACCCCTACTTGGCCTACAGGGACCATCCAGACCAGATCAACCTCGACTACGTTTTGTTCCGCCCCAACAAGGGGCAGCTAGATAGGGGCACCGGCCTCATGTACTACAACATGTTTGATGCAATGGTCGACGCCGTTTTCCATGCGGTGGAGAAGCTGAGCAGCTCCAGCGAGCACGGTCGAGGTAGGATCCTTAGCGGTAGTGACTCGTCGGCGTCTTTTATAGAGTCGGGGTCTGCGAACGGAGAAGGTACCACTGGCCCAGCGGCGGCGGACAGTTTAGGTGAGCAAAAGAGCGTGTCGGCGGCGGCCACCCCGGCGAACGCCCAGACCTACAACTCTAACCTCATCAGAAAGATCCTCAGAGGCACCGGCACGCCATACAAGCCCAACGCCGTCATCTCCGGCTACATCTTCTCCCTCTTCAACGAGAACCTCAAGCCCGGCGACGACGACGAGCGCAGCTTCGGCCTCTTCTACCCGAACGGTACGCCGGTGTACAAGGTCGATTTCGTCCACCCTGGCCCTGCCCCTGCCACCCCTACACCTACCCCCGCGGGGCCTAGCTGGTGCACCGCGAACGCGGCCGTCGGCGACAAGCAGCTCCAGGATGCGCTGGACTACGCGTGCGCCAACGGGGCGGACTGCAGCGCCATCCAGCCCGGCAAGACGTGCTACCAGCCCAACACCGTGGTCGCGCACGCGTCCTACGCGTTCAACGACTTCTACCAAAGGAAGAGCGGCACCTGCGACTTCAATGGCGCGGCTTCGATTGTGTACCAGAAACCAACAGGCACCTGCGACGCGAgcgctccggcggcggcgagctgGTGCGTGGCGAACACGGCGGTCGGGGACACGCGCCTGCAGGCGGCGCTGGACTACGCGTGCAGCAACGGCGCGGACTGCAGCGCCATACAGAGGGGCGGGCGCTGCTTCGATCCCGACACCAAGGAGGCGCACGCGTCCTACGCATTCAACGACTACTACAAGCGCAACGGCCGTACCGAAGAGTCGTGTAACTTCGACGGCTGCGGCTCCGTTGTCCACCAGCAACCAA AGTACGGCAACTGCGTGCTCTGA